One Salvia splendens isolate huo1 chromosome 12, SspV2, whole genome shotgun sequence genomic window carries:
- the LOC121758773 gene encoding mannosyl-oligosaccharide 1,2-alpha-mannosidase MNS3 gives MSKSLPYSMKDVHYDNAKFRQRSLFKVITQNMISSHVKRECTNCSTGKFLLILMIFGVAYLMLTHTSSTPSSIGAAERVGTEEGHSFFTDGSGRFRKFWRKAPRLPPQLSPDEIAARNKSIHSPGKIDSGPDWVARQQRVKEAFIHAWSGYRHYAMGFDELMPVSKRGVDGLGGLGATVVDALDTAMIMGVDEVVDEAGTWIEKHLSQRIDKKGQVNLFETTIRVLGGLLSAYHLSGGEHGGNTSAKGPKPAVYLDTAKDLADRLLIAFTSSPTAIPYSDVILHDRSAHPAPDGLSSTAEVSSVQLEFNYLSFLTGDPKYSLESMKVLEHMKTLPKVKGLVPIYINPQTGDFSGDNIRLGSRGDSYYEYLIKVWLQNPGSNVTYLHEMYKESVQGVKELLVKKSVPNGLVFVGELPYGPKGSFSTKMDHLVCFLPGTLALGATKGLTKDKAMKENLLTLEDLENLKLAEDLAQTCYEMYSVTATGLAPEIAYFNIEGHKEDGPGGGNNHSKYVDDIVIKYADRHNLLRPETVESLFVLFRITGDPKYREWGWDIFESFEKHTKIDSGGYTSLDDVTVVPPHKRDKMETFFLGETLKYLYLLFSSSDVIPLDEYVFNTEAHPLPIQGHARSK, from the exons GTGATCACACAAAATATGATAAGCAGTCATGTTAAACGCGAATGCACGAATTGCAGTACAGGAAAGTTTCTTTTGATATTGATGATTTTCGGTGTGGCCTATCTCATGCTCACACACACAAGCAGCACTCCCTCATCGATTGGTGCAGCGGAACGTGTTGGTACAGAGGAAGGGCACAGTTTCTTCACGGATGGGAGTGGTAGGTTTCGTAAATTTTGGAGAAAGGCACCGAGGCTTCCTCCTCAGTTGTCACCGGATGAAATAGCTGCTAGGAATAAATCGATTCATAGCCCTGGCAAGATAGATTCTGGACCTGATTGGGTGGCTAGGCAACAAAGGGTCAAAGAGGCGTTTATCCACGCATGGTCTGGCTATCGGCACTATGCAATGGGATTTGACGAACTTATGCCTGTGAGCAAAAGAGGAGTCGATGGCTTAGGAGGTCTAGGAGCCACTGTGGTGGATGCTCTTGACACAGCCATGATAATGGGAGTTGATGAAGTTGTTGATGAAGCAGGTACTTGGATTGAGAAACATCTTTCCCAGAGGATCGATAAGAAGGGCCAAGTGAATTTGTTTGAAACTACCATACGCGTTTTGGGTGGTCTTTTGAGTGCTTATCATTTAAGTGGGGGCGAACATGGTGGTAACACCTCCGCAAAAGGACCTAAGCCAGCTGTCTATCTCGATACCGCTAAGGATTTGGCTGACCGTCTGTTAATTGCTTTCACATCGAGCCCAACTGCTATTCCCTATAGTGATGTTATTCTTCATGACCGTTCTGCGCATCCAGCTCCTGATGGTTTAAGTAGCACAGCGGAAGTGTCTTCCGTCCAGCTTGAGTTCAATTATTTGAGTTTTTTGACTGGTGACCCGAAGTACTCTTTGGAGTCTATGAAGGTTTTGGAACACATGAAAACCTTGCCGAAGGTCAAGGGGCTTGTTCCTATCTACATAAA CCCTCAGACTGGAGACTTCAGTGGGGATAATATTAGACTTGGATCACGCGGCGATAGCTACTATGAGTACCTCATCAAAGTGTGGCTTCAGAACCCTGGGAGTAACGTGACATATTTGCACGAGATGTACAAAGAATCAGTGCAAGGTGTCAAAGAACTTCTAGTTAAGAAATCAGTGCCCAATGGGTTGGTTTTCGTAGGAGAATTGCCTTATGGCCCTAAAGGTAGCTTCAGCACCAAAATGGATCATCTG GTATGTTTCCTCCCCGGGACTCTTGCTCTTGGTGCCACGAAGGGTCTTACAAAGGACAAGGCTATGAAAGAAAACTTGCTCACTCTCGAGGATCTGGAAAATTTGAAGCTTGCTGAGGATTTGGCTCAAACATGCTATGAGATGTATTCTGTAACCGCCACTGGTCTTGCCCCAGAAATAGCATACTTCAATATAGAG GGACATAAGGAAGATGGTCCTGGTGGTGGAAATAACCATTCCAAGTATGTAGACGACATAGTTATAAAATATGCTGACCGTCACAATCTCTTGCGCCCTGAAACGGTTGAGTCACTGTTTGTCTTGTTCCGAATCACAGGAGATCCCAA ATATCGTGAATGGGGTTGGGACATCTTTGAGTCGTTTGAGAAGCATACGAAAATTGATTCTGGAGGTTACACCTCTCTTGATGATGTTACTGTGGTTCCTCCACACAAAAGAGACAAGATGGAGACCTTTTTTCTTGGCGAAACACTTAAATACCTGTATTTACTGTTCAGTAGCAGCGATGTGATTCCATTGGATGAGTACGTGTTTAACACAGAAGCCCATCCGTTACCTATTCAAGGCCATGCCAGAAGTAAATGA